Sequence from the Ancylothrix sp. D3o genome:
TTAGGCTGATTGTCCTGTGGCTGTCTGGGATGGTGGGTAGTTCGGGAAGCTCTACCTTATTTTATTTTATTTTCTAATGCTAAAATTGAATCGTGTTTAGTTTGCGGGCGAGATCAGAAGTGGCTAGACCAGCAAGAAAAAATATTGTGCCTGTATCGGTTACGATTCCCTCTGAGTTGAAAGATAAGCTAGTTAGTCTGGCTGAATACCCCTATGGGACAATTAGCAACGCTGCTGTGGTTTTGATGAAAAAAGGGCTTGAAACTGAAAAATTACAGGATGAGTTGACCTTTGAGAAATACTTAGAAATCTTGCCAGAATTGTCTGAAGAAGAAATTTCTATTTTGTGCCGCAAGTGCGGTGAGCTTTTGCTGATGCAAATGGAGAAACGTAGACAGTCAGCTAAATAATCTCTTGAACAATCTCTTTTAGTCTTTAAAAACCACATCTTATTTTTTTGTGGCGAAAGTTTTTTCTTTCTGAGAGAGAGGTTTTTGGCCGTAAGTAAACAGTTTTTCTGTTCAAAAAGAAAAACGAAATAATATTTTAATTTTATAAACTAACTATAAGAAAAACGAAAAATTGTAAAAATTTAAGGGGTAAGCGAGAATGGAGGTGATGTTGCGGTAGATAGGAGATGAAAAGTGCCGAAGTTTAAGGCTGATATTGGCAGTAAGTTGGCACGTCTAAAGATTTTGATTGATCATATATATGGCCAGATGGAGCAGGATGACAGGCGAACAAATCTGATTCGCTTTTTGAATCGTTTTCCAAATTCTGAGCCTGTCGGTTCAGCTTTATCCATTAATCGCTGGGTGGACGGTAAGCAATTTCCAGGCGCAGGCACTCGCAGACGTCTGGCGCAGGCGTTGGGAATTGAAGTGGAAATGATGGAGAAATTTTTATTAGAAGGTTCGACATCATCAGAAGAGTTTTTAAATAATTTACCACCCGTTCCTCCAGAGTATCGACGGACGCGGTTATATTTGCCACCAATAAATGTAGGAGATCCGGCATCTGTAGCAGAAGTAATTTCTAAAATTGCTAATGGACTAAGCCTTGAAGACTCAATGGCTGCCTTTGTACATTTTGAGACAATTCTTACACGACGGGTACGGAATAATACAGAGTATTCTGAAAAGTTTTTAGAAGCTTTATTACGTTTATTGGTTGCTTATTTGGGGCCACAAAAAGATTATTCTTTTTTTCGACCATCTAACCTTACAGAAAATTCTTCTAAGATTGTAGCTAATTTTCAAAAACCATCAACAAAAATCCAGAAATTAATTTGCGAATATTCAGATGCCGTCCGAGCCGTTTTTGAAGGTGTTATTCCAGATGTTGATAGCCGTCTTACTGCGCTACAATTGGGTGAAAAACCAACAGAAAAAGAGATAGGATTACTTGTAGGAGCTTTGCCTATAGGTAGGGAAGAACTAATGCAACTTTATGAGCAGGAGTTTGGAAGTGGAAATCATCACGAGGGCGTTTGCCATTGTTAATGAGAAGGCTGCAAAAATGTTTGCTTCCGCGTGTGGTTTGGATTTTAATACAGTAACCTTTTGCGGCAACTTAATTAAAGTGAGGGCTGAATCGGTAGATGAGGCTAAGCTTATTTATATCCATAAATACAACTTATTGAGCTTTTATAGTTGGTCTTGGAATCAAATTGGTGTTGAGATTTACTGGCAAGATACAGATGGTCGAGTTAGAATGTTTTTTGTGGCTGGCAAATCTAAGCGCAGGAACGCTAAATTAATCAATGTTCTATTAGGAGATATGAAGATGCAATCATTTTTACCTCAAGAATTAAATAAATCAGCATTAATTTCATTTAATGAGCAGCCGTTCCTTTGGGGGTGCGTATCTGCTGAATGGTTGCGGATTGCAATGGCGATTTCTGAGCAGCCTTTACCATGCTTCTTGGTTAGTATGGACTATCACCGGAATATTATGTTTAATAAGGCTGCTTTGGAACTGCTGCACTCGACACCTCATAAGTTGCTTACAAAATCTTTGCCCAAATTTTGGGTTCCAAAATTAGAGCCGGTTGATTATTCGGAGGCGCTCCCTGGATCTATGGTTGATTTTAATGCAGCGTTGCGGACATCTTCATCATCTCGTCTTAATAATTTCAAGTTTCAAGGTTGGAAGGAAAATGCGGAAGAAAATACCGCAGAGTGGGTGGAATGGACGGAAAATATTGAGTATATAGAACTTCCGAACGGTGGCCATGCTCGTAAGATGACTGTTTTGGATTGGAGAGAAATGGCAATTCCTTCTAATTAACAAAAAATGGATGATAATTTGAACAAAAGGTGGGCAGCTAACAAACTACTCATAATATTCATCCAATTTTTTCCAATACTAAAATCTCTTGATAAATTAACCCGTTGATATGCTCTATTACTTGACCGGCCAACTCTTTACTATGAACTAACACTCCCATTTCCATATTCAGGGCTAGTGCATATTCGGTTAAATTCGCACTGGAGATAAAGAGGTCGCTGCTATCTACAACCAAACACTTAATATGCAAAGACCCAAACCTACCTTCTGAGTCGGTCGGTCGTTGTTCGTGCGGCCATACAAATACTTGCGCTCTACTCACAATTTCAGCACCGAAAGCAGTTTTAATCCCAAAAGGAATTTTAGCATTATCAGAATCCGAGGTTTCTACAATAATTCGTAAATTTACACCTCTATTAATAGCATCTACCAACGCCGCCGCAATTTCTGGTACTTTATAAACAGCGAAACTAATTAAAAGTAAATCCTCTTGAGCATCTCGGATTAATTGTAGTAGCACTTGGTCAGTGCGACGCAGAGGGAGACTAGAAACATTAGGGCCAGTCCATACTATTTCAGCCGATAACTCTTCTTGATTTTGTTGCTCACAATAAGCAGCAGTCAATAAAGCAGTAGCCAAAGAAGAACTATCTAAATTAGGGTTTTCAGTATGCCATAATAGCAGTAGTTCCGCGATTGTTTGCCGCCAACTAGCTTTAGGTAAACGTTGGAATAATTCAGCTTTTAACCGGCCCTCACTATACCCTAGTTCTTGATAGCTACTTAACACATTAGTAATTGATTCCAACGTTGGCGTTGGCAATTCTAAAGCAACTCGCCGAATTTGAGCCATAAATTGAGGTGAAAGCATTAATTAACTTTGAAGAATGCTAATTCATTTAGATCAGATTTCATCGTCGGAATTAACAAAGAGCGATCCAGATACTTATTACCCCGTTCACAGGATGTTTCAGGGCTGAACAGACAAGCATGGCAAGCGGCCCAATGCAAAGAAGCTGTATTTGCTGAGGGAGTATGTTCTGCACATAAGGGGTCAGAAGCACATAAGCGCATCTGTTCTAGCGCTTGGTTAATGTGACGACCTAAAATATTAGGTTCACCTAAACTTACTAACCCTCCTAGCGTACCTTCGCTATCTGGTGCAGCCGTATAAAGCAAAACACCGGCCATCGGGCCATTATCCTCATTGGGATATTTCGAGTAAATGCGTTCCCGTAAACTAGCAGCAGTGTAACCGCATTCAATCGCCAATTGCCTCATCAATGCGTGAGAGAAAGAATGCAGTAAAATATAACGAACGCCAGGGTAATTGGCATCAGGTTCTAAAGAACGCGCCCGACGCCAACTACGATGGGCTTCTAAACTTTTTTGTTGGTAATCTTTTAATAGCGGGGTACTCCCTAACCAATCTTGTAATGCTTGTTCCTTAAATTGAATAAAAATCCCTTCCCCTCGCACTTCAGAAGCCGGCACCCAAGTCGGCTGAGAACGACTTAAAGATGCCCAGTTTTCCTGCGGTAATTCTCCAGTTTCAGCATAATCACCAGGTGACTCAATCCTAGTAAAACCTACTAAAGCACGAACTTCTCGTAACCGTTCAACTAATACTACTTTTTCAATATAAGATTCATAACCTTGAGGAGGGGCGACAGGAGTTAGGCAAAAATCAGAGTTATTTAAACTCGTATCAGCTTTAGAAAAAACTTGCCATTCTGGAGATTTGATATCTTTAACATCAATTGAATCATCTTCACTAGAACCTTTACGTTTATCCTCTATATATTGCCAAATTTCTGCATCTGAATACTTAGCAAATTCTTTGAGTTGCCCGATTTGGCGGAAAGCAGAAAGAACATCAATTGTGCCAGCTT
This genomic interval carries:
- the drmB gene encoding DUF1998 domain-containing protein yields the protein MTTNQFPSKNKVGELRPSQILFSSGVGSVVDLPNLSTMVMGLDDWDINYASELGEERLLAAVRQELGNQVKRLLTPPIASDTNNAIPNPFDEGVKVGIPVSPFPTWVLCPQCRLLAPLQSGLFELKTDRYRPEKNRYVHSNCPKGKNPPTVIPARFLVACQHGHLDDFPWRFFVHKGSTNCNGHLRLYEYGVSGSATDIDVRCDACKASRRMSDAFGELGKRNLPLCRGRNPHLRSFDDTGCTEQMKSILLGASNSWFPITLSVLSIPTTVNQLGQLVDKHWMVLEKAGTIDVLSAFRQIGQLKEFAKYSDAEIWQYIEDKRKGSSEDDSIDVKDIKSPEWQVFSKADTSLNNSDFCLTPVAPPQGYESYIEKVVLVERLREVRALVGFTRIESPGDYAETGELPQENWASLSRSQPTWVPASEVRGEGIFIQFKEQALQDWLGSTPLLKDYQQKSLEAHRSWRRARSLEPDANYPGVRYILLHSFSHALMRQLAIECGYTAASLRERIYSKYPNEDNGPMAGVLLYTAAPDSEGTLGGLVSLGEPNILGRHINQALEQMRLCASDPLCAEHTPSANTASLHWAACHACLFSPETSCERGNKYLDRSLLIPTMKSDLNELAFFKVN
- the drmC gene encoding DISARM system phospholipase D-like protein DrmC, whose translation is MLSPQFMAQIRRVALELPTPTLESITNVLSSYQELGYSEGRLKAELFQRLPKASWRQTIAELLLLWHTENPNLDSSSLATALLTAAYCEQQNQEELSAEIVWTGPNVSSLPLRRTDQVLLQLIRDAQEDLLLISFAVYKVPEIAAALVDAINRGVNLRIIVETSDSDNAKIPFGIKTAFGAEIVSRAQVFVWPHEQRPTDSEGRFGSLHIKCLVVDSSDLFISSANLTEYALALNMEMGVLVHSKELAGQVIEHINGLIYQEILVLEKIG